From Haloarcula hispanica ATCC 33960, the proteins below share one genomic window:
- the thyX gene encoding FAD-dependent thymidylate synthase: MDVKLLEATDDPEDLICKAARNDYSDTSVGSQSFEATMAEVDGDTLDDKKETLIGHLLDHGHFGPFEHAQATFAVEGVSRSCMAQITRHRHVSFDVQSMRYVSFDDVDPEAVREGELVVTPPSATDPDWIGRNQQKASVSDEEFEERTEIFKDTIEQAVESYQELLELGMPPEDARFVLPIGTKVNIVMSMNARMLMHVADMRAAADAQWEIREMTEEMLDLAADWCPKTFDYYEREMKGRKNRLAP; the protein is encoded by the coding sequence ATGGACGTAAAGCTGCTCGAAGCCACAGACGACCCCGAGGACCTCATCTGCAAGGCAGCACGTAACGACTACAGCGACACCTCCGTCGGCAGCCAGTCGTTCGAAGCGACGATGGCTGAGGTCGACGGAGACACCCTTGACGACAAGAAGGAGACGCTCATCGGCCACCTGCTCGACCACGGCCACTTCGGTCCGTTCGAGCACGCGCAGGCGACCTTCGCCGTGGAGGGGGTCTCCCGCTCCTGTATGGCCCAGATCACCCGCCACCGCCACGTCTCCTTCGACGTGCAGTCGATGCGGTACGTCTCCTTCGACGACGTGGACCCCGAAGCCGTCCGGGAAGGCGAACTGGTCGTGACGCCGCCGTCCGCGACGGACCCGGACTGGATCGGCCGGAACCAGCAGAAAGCGAGCGTCTCCGACGAGGAGTTCGAGGAGCGCACGGAAATATTCAAAGACACCATCGAACAGGCGGTCGAATCGTACCAGGAACTGCTTGAGCTGGGAATGCCACCGGAAGACGCTCGGTTCGTGCTGCCAATCGGAACAAAGGTGAACATCGTGATGTCGATGAACGCCCGGATGCTGATGCACGTCGCGGACATGCGAGCCGCGGCGGACGCACAGTGGGAGATCCGGGAGATGACCGAGGAGATGCTCGACCTGGCAGCCGACTGGTGTCCCAAGACCTTCGACTACTACGAGCGGGAGATGAAGGGACGCAAGAACCGGCTCGCACCCTGA
- a CDS encoding DUF7556 family protein yields the protein MSYEVERPTRRSGTASDVMCAVDDVDGQQRFVIADIAHDDIWISMVADETCTLTAWR from the coding sequence GTGTCTTACGAGGTTGAACGTCCCACCCGTCGGTCGGGCACTGCGTCTGATGTGATGTGTGCTGTCGACGATGTCGACGGCCAGCAGCGGTTCGTCATCGCCGATATTGCCCACGATGACATCTGGATTTCGATGGTAGCGGACGAGACCTGCACACTTACAGCCTGGCGATAG
- a CDS encoding translation initiation factor IF-2 subunit beta, producing MEYDDMLDRAMEETPEIDGTSERFEVPDPDVRQEGNVTVYENFQSTCSRLGREDDHVMKFLQNDLGTSGHIDESGRARLTGEFDADRIEASIDEYVDEFVLCSECGLPDTQLEREQGALLLRCEACGARSATSE from the coding sequence ATGGAATACGACGACATGCTCGACCGGGCGATGGAGGAGACGCCCGAGATTGACGGCACAAGCGAGCGGTTCGAGGTCCCCGATCCAGACGTCCGACAGGAAGGGAACGTCACCGTCTACGAGAACTTCCAGTCGACGTGTTCCCGGCTCGGACGCGAGGACGACCATGTGATGAAGTTCCTCCAGAACGACCTCGGGACAAGCGGCCACATCGACGAGAGCGGTCGAGCGCGCCTGACCGGCGAGTTCGATGCCGACCGTATCGAGGCGTCCATCGACGAGTACGTCGACGAGTTCGTGCTCTGCTCGGAGTGTGGGCTGCCGGACACGCAACTGGAACGGGAACAGGGCGCGCTGTTGCTCCGCTGTGAGGCGTGTGGCGCCCGCTCGGCGACGAGCGAGTAG
- a CDS encoding DUF7836 family putative zinc-binding protein → MEEAYVRLLCPECKKDWESTPTDLPRHDTTFHCPNCHASHRLAVFTRTENDLQTLKGLQ, encoded by the coding sequence ATGGAGGAAGCGTACGTTCGATTGCTCTGTCCTGAGTGTAAGAAAGACTGGGAGTCGACGCCAACGGACTTGCCGCGACACGACACGACGTTCCACTGCCCGAACTGTCACGCGAGCCATCGGCTCGCCGTTTTTACCCGCACGGAAAACGACTTGCAGACGCTGAAAGGTCTGCAGTAG
- a CDS encoding transcription initiation factor IIB, whose translation MSESPTRTSTRERDEQISEPTEQEAVEACPECSGNVVTDSEHGETVCEDCGLVVEEDEIDHGPEWRAFNSAEKDRKSRVGAPTTNMMHDKGLSTNIGWQNKDAYGRSLSSEQRQKMQRLRTWNERFRTRDSKERNLKQALGEIDRMASALGLPQNVRETSSVIYRRALGDDLLPGRSIEGVATSALYAAARMAGNPRSLDEMARVSRVEKMELTRTYRYIVRELSLEVQPADPEHYLPRFISDLGLSEETQRQARDLIEGARQSGMLSGKSPVGIAAAAVYAAALLTNEKVTQSQVSDVADISEVTIRNRYKELLEAEDLPA comes from the coding sequence ATGAGTGAATCACCAACGCGGACGAGCACACGAGAACGAGACGAGCAAATATCCGAACCGACGGAGCAGGAGGCTGTAGAGGCCTGTCCCGAATGTAGTGGCAACGTCGTTACGGACTCCGAACACGGCGAAACAGTCTGTGAGGACTGTGGACTGGTCGTCGAAGAGGACGAGATCGACCACGGGCCGGAGTGGCGGGCGTTCAACTCCGCAGAGAAGGACCGCAAGTCCCGCGTCGGTGCGCCGACGACGAACATGATGCACGACAAGGGCCTCTCGACCAACATCGGCTGGCAGAACAAGGACGCCTACGGGCGTTCCCTCTCCAGCGAGCAGCGCCAGAAAATGCAGCGGCTCCGGACCTGGAACGAGCGGTTCCGTACCCGTGACTCCAAGGAGCGCAATCTCAAGCAGGCGCTGGGCGAAATCGACCGGATGGCCTCGGCGCTGGGACTCCCCCAGAACGTCCGCGAGACATCCAGCGTCATCTACCGGCGCGCGCTCGGTGACGACCTCCTTCCGGGCCGCTCCATTGAGGGCGTCGCCACGTCCGCGCTGTACGCGGCCGCTCGCATGGCCGGAAACCCCCGGTCGCTGGACGAGATGGCCCGCGTCTCCCGCGTCGAAAAGATGGAACTCACACGGACCTACCGGTACATCGTCCGGGAACTCAGCCTCGAAGTCCAGCCGGCGGACCCGGAACACTACCTCCCGCGGTTCATCTCCGACCTCGGACTCAGCGAGGAGACCCAGCGACAGGCACGGGACCTCATCGAAGGTGCTCGCCAGTCGGGGATGCTCTCCGGCAAATCGCCGGTCGGCATCGCCGCAGCGGCCGTCTACGCCGCCGCGTTGCTGACCAACGAGAAGGTCACACAGAGTCAGGTCAGCGACGTCGCCGACATCTCCGAAGTGACTATTCGAAACCGGTACAAGGAACTCCTCGAAGCCGAGGACCTTCCGGCCTGA
- a CDS encoding ArsR/SmtB family transcription factor translates to MEGVLWYVLSGTRGGPNRARILKALKRRPRNANQLAEDLDLDYKTVRHHLDVLLDNGVVDNTGGDYGSVYTLTDRTEQYWDTIEEIIAEIE, encoded by the coding sequence ATGGAGGGTGTCCTCTGGTACGTTCTCTCCGGGACCCGTGGGGGGCCAAACAGAGCCCGTATCCTCAAGGCCCTCAAGCGACGGCCCCGGAACGCTAACCAACTGGCGGAGGACCTTGACCTCGATTACAAGACCGTCCGGCACCACCTTGACGTGCTGTTGGACAACGGCGTCGTCGACAACACCGGCGGCGACTACGGCTCCGTCTACACGCTGACGGACAGGACCGAACAGTACTGGGACACCATCGAGGAAATCATCGCGGAGATCGAGTGA
- a CDS encoding fasciclin domain-containing protein, with translation MKQTRRSVLRSIGAGTAVAVGGVGAASAAPPRDGDTIVDVAMAADGFDVLVAAVQEAGLVDTLSGNRQLTVFAPTDGAFNAAGITVDNVGDVDDEFLVDVLTYHVAPGERDASSVVDSEKIPTLNGAKIDVDGTDLNGDQADIVDTNIEASNGFIHAIDGVLQP, from the coding sequence ATGAAACAGACCAGGCGCAGTGTGTTACGGAGTATCGGTGCCGGAACAGCAGTCGCAGTCGGTGGCGTCGGTGCCGCGAGTGCCGCGCCGCCGAGAGACGGCGATACGATCGTTGACGTGGCCATGGCGGCCGACGGCTTCGACGTGCTGGTGGCCGCAGTGCAGGAAGCCGGCCTCGTCGACACGCTCAGCGGGAACCGTCAGCTGACGGTGTTTGCGCCGACCGACGGTGCGTTTAACGCCGCGGGAATCACTGTCGACAACGTCGGCGATGTCGACGACGAGTTCCTCGTGGACGTCCTCACGTACCACGTCGCACCGGGCGAGCGAGACGCAAGCTCCGTCGTCGACTCGGAGAAAATCCCGACGCTGAACGGGGCGAAGATCGACGTAGACGGGACTGACCTCAACGGCGACCAGGCCGATATCGTCGACACGAACATCGAGGCCTCCAACGGCTTCATCCACGCCATCGACGGCGTGTTGCAGCCGTAA
- a CDS encoding DUF357 domain-containing protein: MAADLEEKTDRYEGLLAEALDAASVAPPEGTPMHDAALECEEMAAAYLADGRHFRDDDDPVNALASFSYGHAWLDAGARIGLFDVPTEGHLFTV; encoded by the coding sequence ATGGCCGCAGATCTCGAAGAGAAGACCGACCGCTACGAGGGACTGCTCGCCGAGGCGCTCGACGCGGCATCAGTCGCGCCACCTGAAGGGACGCCGATGCACGACGCCGCACTGGAGTGTGAAGAGATGGCGGCGGCGTATCTGGCGGACGGTCGCCACTTCAGGGACGACGACGACCCGGTCAACGCGCTGGCATCGTTCTCGTACGGGCATGCGTGGCTGGACGCGGGCGCACGTATCGGACTCTTCGACGTTCCGACCGAGGGTCACCTATTCACTGTCTGA